In Parasphingorhabdus halotolerans, a single window of DNA contains:
- a CDS encoding histidine phosphatase family protein has product MSGLADFTSTGGKRLFIARHGETIFNLAGRIQGNEAYTPLTLTGFAQADEMGRALARHLGEKPAVDLIASHTDRALQTLSVISQHIGVDWHQAKPDVRLGEIDMGEWTGVYYRDLDGMLEIDTEEMLFATVAPGGETYADIAARLNNWLSEQVFVRDTVLISHGMTSRVLRGMLTGLSPHARHGIPIAQGLPQGSIVQICDGVEEVIHLGGGEREKA; this is encoded by the coding sequence ATGAGCGGCTTAGCGGATTTTACGAGCACGGGCGGCAAGCGTCTGTTTATAGCACGGCATGGCGAAACGATTTTCAACCTCGCCGGCCGCATTCAAGGAAATGAGGCCTATACACCGCTGACCTTGACCGGTTTCGCGCAAGCGGATGAAATGGGGCGGGCTTTGGCTAGGCATTTGGGCGAAAAACCGGCGGTTGACTTGATCGCGTCTCATACCGACCGTGCCTTGCAGACATTATCTGTCATTTCCCAGCATATCGGCGTCGATTGGCACCAGGCCAAGCCGGATGTGCGGCTGGGTGAGATTGATATGGGGGAATGGACCGGCGTCTATTACCGCGATCTTGACGGCATGCTGGAAATTGACACCGAAGAAATGTTGTTCGCAACTGTTGCGCCGGGCGGCGAAACCTATGCTGATATTGCTGCCCGCCTGAACAATTGGCTCTCGGAACAAGTCTTTGTGCGTGATACGGTGCTGATCAGCCACGGCATGACCAGCCGGGTTCTGCGCGGAATGCTGACCGGCCTTTCGCCTCACGCAAGGCACGGAATACCCATTGCTCAAGGGTTGCCGCAGGGTTCGATAGTCCAAATCTGTGACGGGGTGGAAGAGGTCATCCATCTTGGTGGCGGGGAAAGGGAGAAGGCTTGA
- the dnaN gene encoding DNA polymerase III subunit beta, producing MKATIERAALLKSLGHVQSVVERRNTIPILSNVLIEATQGGGIKLMATDLDLQVVETVDAQVETAGSITVSAHTLFDIARKLTDGSQVQLDAADGKMKVNAGRARFNLQTLPRDDFPIIAEGELPTSFELPAASLIQIIDKTKFAISTEETRYYLNGIFLHVQDEETPVLKAAATDGHRLARVTLPRPAGAEGMPDVIVPRKCVNELRKLLDENNETSVQVDLSASKIRFTLGTAILTSKLIDGTFPDYSRVIPTGNDKLLKIDPKSFAQGVDRVSTIATEKTRAVKMALGDDKITLSVTSPENGKAEEEVPGSYKDDTFEIGFNSRYLLDILNEIEGDTVELHLADASAPTLIRENDKSPALYVLMPMRV from the coding sequence ATGAAAGCGACCATCGAACGCGCGGCATTGCTGAAAAGTCTGGGCCATGTCCAGTCAGTCGTCGAACGGCGCAACACCATTCCCATTCTCTCCAACGTGCTGATCGAAGCAACCCAGGGCGGCGGCATCAAACTCATGGCGACCGACCTTGATCTGCAGGTCGTGGAAACGGTCGATGCGCAGGTTGAAACTGCAGGGTCCATCACTGTCTCAGCGCATACCTTGTTCGATATTGCGCGAAAATTGACCGATGGCAGCCAGGTGCAACTGGATGCGGCAGACGGCAAAATGAAGGTCAACGCAGGCCGCGCGCGGTTCAATCTGCAAACCCTGCCCCGCGATGATTTCCCGATTATTGCCGAGGGCGAATTGCCGACGTCCTTTGAACTTCCCGCTGCGTCCCTGATCCAGATTATCGACAAGACCAAATTTGCGATTTCGACCGAAGAAACGCGCTATTACCTCAACGGTATTTTCCTCCATGTGCAGGATGAGGAAACACCGGTGCTGAAAGCTGCTGCGACCGATGGCCACCGACTGGCCCGCGTCACCCTGCCCCGCCCGGCCGGCGCGGAAGGCATGCCCGACGTCATTGTGCCGCGCAAATGCGTCAATGAACTGCGCAAATTGCTCGATGAAAATAACGAAACATCGGTGCAGGTTGATCTCTCTGCGAGCAAGATCCGCTTCACGCTTGGCACCGCGATCCTCACCAGCAAGCTGATTGACGGCACCTTCCCCGATTATAGCCGTGTTATTCCGACCGGTAATGACAAGCTGCTGAAAATCGACCCAAAGAGTTTCGCGCAAGGCGTAGACCGCGTCTCGACCATCGCAACCGAAAAGACCCGCGCTGTAAAAATGGCGCTGGGCGATGACAAGATCACGCTCTCCGTCACCTCGCCAGAGAACGGCAAGGCAGAAGAAGAAGTGCCGGGTTCATACAAGGACGATACCTTCGAAATCGGCTTTAACTCCCGCTATTTGCTCGATATTCTGAACGAAATTGAGGGTGACACGGTGGAATTACATCTCGCCGACGCGAGCGCACCGACGCTTATCCGCGAAAATGACAAGAGCCCTGCGCTTTATGTGCTGATGCCTATGCGGGTTTAG
- a CDS encoding peptidoglycan-binding protein, with amino-acid sequence MIPLDLDVLRAIMPRYSNAAIAAKQAFIVESIAGSMTNILSDYQISTRLRIAHFLAQIAHESAGFRTTEEFASGAAYEGRRDLGNSEPGDGKRYKGRGLLQLTGRANYRELGGKIGLDLENDPELAAEPKTSLIIACEYWQSRKINRLCDEDNLVAVTKKVNGGRNGLEDRANYLAKAKIALARIEALPMPLGEKPTLRRGSIGPEVDDLQKLLRDKGYMIAIDGDFGPATEAMVMRFQEDKDLGADGIVGKKTWAALEK; translated from the coding sequence ATGATACCGTTAGACTTGGATGTGCTCCGCGCAATTATGCCGCGCTATAGCAACGCCGCCATCGCCGCAAAACAGGCGTTTATCGTAGAATCTATTGCAGGATCGATGACCAATATATTGAGCGATTATCAAATCAGCACCAGGCTGCGGATCGCGCATTTCCTCGCGCAAATCGCGCATGAGTCGGCCGGTTTCCGAACCACCGAAGAATTTGCCAGCGGGGCCGCTTATGAAGGACGCCGAGATTTGGGGAATAGCGAGCCCGGCGACGGAAAAAGATATAAAGGCCGCGGGCTGCTGCAACTGACAGGCCGCGCCAATTACCGCGAGCTCGGCGGGAAAATTGGGTTGGATTTGGAAAACGACCCCGAGCTTGCGGCAGAACCGAAAACATCGCTGATCATTGCCTGCGAATATTGGCAGAGTCGGAAGATCAATCGTCTCTGCGACGAGGATAATCTGGTGGCCGTGACCAAAAAGGTAAACGGCGGACGCAATGGTCTGGAGGATCGTGCGAACTATCTGGCCAAAGCAAAAATCGCCCTCGCGCGGATTGAGGCGTTGCCGATGCCCCTTGGTGAAAAACCTACTCTGCGGCGAGGCTCTATCGGGCCTGAGGTTGACGATCTGCAAAAATTGCTGCGGGACAAAGGCTATATGATCGCCATAGATGGTGATTTTGGTCCGGCGACTGAGGCTATGGTGATGCGGTTTCAAGAGGACAAGGATCTCGGTGCCGATGGTATCGTCGGCAAGAAAACCTGGGCCGCTTTGGAGAAGTGA
- a CDS encoding GFA family protein, translated as MTGTSNRTGSCVCGGVKISAGTASNSVGACHCGTCRKWGGGPFMELNCGTDVTFEGEENISVYDSSEWAERGFCSKCGTHLFYRLKGNGEHMVTVGLFEDQSNLTFESQVFIDTKPDYYNFTEKTHDMTGAELFAQFGGEPD; from the coding sequence ATGACGGGAACCAGCAATAGAACCGGATCATGCGTTTGCGGCGGCGTCAAAATATCAGCCGGAACCGCGAGTAACAGCGTCGGCGCTTGCCATTGCGGCACCTGCCGAAAATGGGGCGGCGGTCCGTTTATGGAACTCAATTGCGGAACCGATGTGACATTTGAAGGCGAAGAGAATATCTCCGTTTACGATTCATCGGAATGGGCTGAGCGCGGATTTTGCAGCAAATGCGGCACACACTTGTTCTACCGGCTCAAAGGAAATGGCGAGCATATGGTCACTGTCGGCCTGTTTGAAGACCAAAGCAATCTGACGTTTGAAAGTCAGGTTTTTATCGATACAAAACCGGATTATTACAACTTTACCGAAAAAACGCACGACATGACGGGCGCAGAGCTATTCGCACAATTTGGCGGTGAACCTGACTAA
- a CDS encoding N-acyl-D-amino-acid deacylase family protein, with the protein MHDLVIRGGTVVDGTGTEPFVADVAIDGGTVSLVGTVAAQGREEIDATGKIVTPGFVDVHTHYDGQATWDDEMAPSSWHGITTVVMGNCGVGFAPARPDRHEWLINLMEGVEDIPGTALAEGMTWNWETFPEYLDELERMPRTVDVATHVPHGAVRAYVLGDREKPGAVPTEDEVEQMSKIVEDGLKAGALGFSTSRTILHRSIDGELVPGTTATKEELIGIGRAMGRVGYGVFEMASDLNKEWDEFGWMGDLSRETGMPVTFAALQSIAKDISLDEQIANMRAENDNGANIVAQIALRGNGIVMAWQGTVHPFIRHPSWVAIEELSWEEKYAKLKDPAFKAQLLSETSEPPEQVDMVPVFMVVTQGWPMQFEMDEDFNYEPQADESIASRAAAAGKSGAEYAYDLMMGDNGKGFIYLPLLNYMDGNLDFLEDLQQADDTVNSLSDGGAHCGTICDAASPTFMLEYWVKNRKRGTLKLEHAIKRQCLDTARLYGLNDRGVLKPGYLADVNVIDMDRIKLGKPWLAFDLPAGGKRLLQKADGYDYTIKSGQVTFEGGVVTDARPGGLIRGPQMVAMMEAAE; encoded by the coding sequence ATGCATGATCTGGTTATTCGTGGTGGTACGGTGGTTGACGGCACAGGCACTGAGCCGTTTGTTGCCGATGTGGCAATCGATGGTGGCACCGTCAGTTTGGTTGGCACAGTTGCTGCGCAAGGCCGCGAAGAGATTGATGCGACGGGCAAGATTGTTACGCCCGGCTTTGTTGATGTGCATACTCACTATGACGGTCAGGCGACTTGGGATGACGAGATGGCACCATCAAGCTGGCACGGAATTACCACCGTCGTCATGGGAAATTGCGGGGTCGGTTTCGCGCCGGCTAGACCAGACCGTCACGAATGGCTGATCAACCTTATGGAAGGGGTCGAGGATATTCCCGGCACTGCATTGGCCGAGGGCATGACCTGGAACTGGGAAACCTTCCCGGAATATCTTGATGAGCTGGAAAGAATGCCGCGCACCGTCGATGTCGCGACCCATGTGCCGCATGGTGCCGTTCGCGCTTATGTTCTGGGTGATCGTGAGAAGCCGGGCGCAGTACCGACCGAGGACGAAGTCGAGCAGATGTCAAAGATTGTTGAAGATGGCCTGAAAGCCGGTGCATTGGGTTTCTCGACTTCCCGCACAATTTTGCATCGCTCGATAGACGGCGAATTGGTGCCCGGCACAACGGCGACCAAGGAAGAGCTGATCGGCATTGGCCGCGCAATGGGCCGCGTTGGCTATGGCGTGTTTGAAATGGCATCTGACCTCAACAAGGAGTGGGATGAATTTGGCTGGATGGGCGACCTCAGCCGCGAAACCGGAATGCCGGTGACGTTTGCCGCGCTGCAATCCATCGCAAAAGATATCTCGCTCGACGAGCAAATCGCCAATATGCGCGCGGAAAATGATAATGGCGCGAATATCGTCGCCCAAATTGCACTGCGCGGAAACGGCATTGTGATGGCGTGGCAGGGTACCGTACATCCGTTCATCCGCCACCCGAGCTGGGTTGCGATAGAGGAACTGAGCTGGGAAGAGAAATATGCCAAGTTGAAAGACCCTGCGTTCAAAGCGCAATTGCTTAGCGAGACCAGCGAACCACCCGAGCAAGTGGATATGGTTCCGGTCTTCATGGTCGTCACGCAAGGTTGGCCGATGCAGTTCGAAATGGATGAGGATTTCAATTACGAGCCGCAAGCTGATGAAAGCATTGCTTCGCGCGCCGCGGCGGCTGGTAAATCCGGCGCGGAATATGCCTATGATTTGATGATGGGGGATAATGGCAAGGGCTTTATCTATTTGCCGTTGCTCAACTATATGGATGGCAATCTCGATTTTCTTGAGGATTTGCAGCAAGCCGATGATACTGTGAACAGCCTGTCCGACGGTGGCGCGCATTGCGGCACCATCTGCGACGCGGCGAGCCCGACCTTCATGCTGGAATATTGGGTGAAGAACCGCAAACGCGGTACGCTGAAACTGGAACATGCAATCAAACGACAATGCCTCGACACCGCGCGGCTTTATGGCCTCAATGATCGCGGTGTGCTGAAACCGGGCTATCTGGCCGATGTGAATGTGATCGATATGGATCGCATTAAATTGGGTAAACCGTGGCTGGCGTTTGACTTGCCGGCAGGTGGAAAACGCCTGCTGCAAAAAGCTGACGGCTATGATTACACGATCAAGTCAGGGCAGGTGACGTTCGAGGGCGGCGTCGTTACGGATGCGCGTCCGGGGGGCTTGATCCGTGGGCCGCAGATGGTCGCGATGATGGAAGCGGCGGAATAA
- a CDS encoding alpha/beta fold hydrolase: MEKQFSWNPDPASDISIQWVEANGQTFEVAQTGEGRKLALCLHGFPELHYSWRFQMPLLADMGYKVWAPNMRGYGGSSKPEGVANYALNHLTQDVAALIDASGAEEVTLIAHDWGAIVAWAFAIRKLRPLKRLIIMNVPHPKVAEREIRHWRQFRRSWYIFFFQIPRLPEWMLSRNGGEPIKKAFTKMAVDRTNFTDEATDHYVQAATRPGALKSMINYYRALLRHRFDIGEARVDVPTLMIWGEEDTALNIKCTEGTEEWVSDFTLHRLPGVSHWVQQEAPEKVNAILREWLKNKDWALDSHHHQM; this comes from the coding sequence ATGGAAAAACAATTTTCATGGAACCCCGATCCAGCCAGCGACATTTCGATACAGTGGGTCGAAGCCAACGGTCAAACCTTTGAAGTCGCGCAAACAGGCGAAGGCAGGAAACTCGCGCTTTGCCTGCATGGGTTTCCCGAGCTGCACTATTCATGGCGATTCCAGATGCCGTTGCTTGCCGACATGGGCTATAAAGTCTGGGCACCCAATATGCGCGGCTACGGCGGGTCGAGCAAACCGGAAGGCGTCGCCAATTATGCGCTGAACCATTTGACGCAGGATGTCGCGGCGTTGATAGATGCCAGCGGCGCGGAGGAAGTGACATTGATCGCCCATGACTGGGGCGCGATTGTCGCATGGGCTTTTGCTATTCGAAAACTGCGCCCACTAAAGCGCCTCATTATCATGAACGTCCCGCATCCCAAAGTGGCCGAGCGAGAAATCCGGCATTGGCGGCAATTTCGCCGCAGCTGGTATATTTTCTTCTTCCAGATTCCGCGGCTGCCAGAATGGATGCTATCGCGAAATGGCGGTGAGCCGATAAAAAAGGCTTTCACGAAAATGGCCGTGGACCGGACCAACTTTACCGACGAAGCGACAGATCATTACGTACAGGCAGCGACCCGGCCCGGTGCGCTCAAGTCGATGATAAACTATTACCGGGCGTTGTTGAGACATCGCTTTGATATTGGTGAAGCGCGGGTGGATGTACCGACGCTGATGATCTGGGGCGAGGAAGACACGGCGCTGAATATCAAATGCACCGAGGGCACGGAAGAATGGGTGAGCGATTTCACGTTGCACCGCCTGCCCGGCGTATCCCATTGGGTCCAACAGGAAGCGCCGGAGAAAGTGAATGCCATTTTGCGGGAGTGGTTGAAAAATAAGGACTGGGCGCTCGACTCTCATCACCACCAAATGTAG
- a CDS encoding serine hydrolase domain-containing protein, translated as MLILATAIMVAPAHAQKNPILAKMEAEIAAENFGAITSVVVRQNGKLLVERYFDDGGKDALRNTRSATKTITGMLAGIAIADGHISSVNQPIYSFYSGRKFANPDSRKEKITLENLLTMTTGLECNDWNNPSRGNEERMYLIEDWEEFFLDLPLGFPPPWETPASERPNGRVFSYCTAGVFTLGAIVERASATRLEEYAQQRLFGPVGITEVKWPFSPLGIAQGGGGLELKSGDLAKLGQLYLNGGRWNGTQVIPEDWVSRSVQPYVTINESIGQNYGYLWWLQSFRSGDVEFPVWMMSGTGGNKQYIIPSMDAVVVVTTTNFRRPDAHQLTDKLLTEYIIQALGGAN; from the coding sequence ATGTTAATACTGGCAACCGCGATTATGGTTGCTCCCGCTCACGCGCAGAAAAATCCCATCCTAGCGAAAATGGAAGCCGAAATTGCGGCTGAAAATTTTGGTGCGATCACCAGCGTTGTTGTGCGGCAAAATGGCAAGCTTCTTGTCGAACGCTATTTCGACGATGGCGGCAAGGATGCGTTGCGCAACACCCGCTCGGCTACAAAAACTATTACCGGTATGCTGGCCGGAATTGCCATTGCAGATGGCCACATTTCGTCGGTGAACCAACCGATCTATTCTTTTTACAGTGGCAGGAAGTTTGCGAACCCGGATTCGCGCAAAGAGAAAATTACACTCGAAAATCTGCTTACCATGACTACAGGCCTCGAGTGCAATGACTGGAATAATCCGTCGCGTGGCAATGAAGAACGCATGTACCTGATCGAGGACTGGGAAGAATTTTTTCTCGATCTGCCACTAGGGTTTCCACCGCCTTGGGAAACTCCTGCAAGCGAACGTCCGAACGGTCGCGTATTCTCATATTGCACAGCAGGCGTATTCACGCTGGGAGCCATTGTTGAACGTGCAAGCGCAACGCGACTTGAAGAATACGCTCAGCAAAGATTATTTGGGCCGGTGGGTATAACGGAAGTCAAATGGCCCTTCTCTCCTCTTGGTATCGCGCAGGGAGGTGGCGGATTGGAACTGAAAAGCGGTGATCTGGCAAAATTGGGGCAGTTATATCTTAACGGCGGACGATGGAATGGAACCCAGGTGATACCGGAAGACTGGGTGTCCCGATCCGTGCAGCCATATGTTACGATAAACGAAAGTATCGGCCAAAATTATGGCTACCTCTGGTGGTTGCAGAGTTTTCGATCAGGCGATGTCGAATTCCCCGTCTGGATGATGAGCGGCACTGGGGGCAACAAACAATATATTATTCCATCTATGGATGCCGTAGTTGTCGTTACCACAACCAATTTTCGCCGACCCGACGCGCATCAACTAACAGACAAGTTGCTAACGGAATATATTATTCAGGCACTCGGCGGAGCTAATTAA
- a CDS encoding FAD-dependent oxidoreductase, protein MRHIAVIGSGPAGYYTAEAAQKKYGEDVTVDIIDRLPVPFGLIRTGVAPDHQSIKAVSRRYEKTALGDNVHFIGNVTVGKDVSIEELQSLYDAVILATGAPNDRALEIPGSDLDGVIGSAAFVGWYNGHPDFKDLDPPLDGASVAIVGNGNVALDVARILAKTEAEFAGSDIVAHALDRLKQSKVKKITLLGRRGPHQIAMTPKELGELGHLHRARPVVDPLDFPEAGADVLLEPGMRKSVTHLRSFYERAGELLDKPVIIDFDFFAMPVEIKGDGKVEKLIIEKTELDKEMRSNGTGERYELDCSMVISCIGYRTPPIEGVPYEHGRGRFANADGRILPGLYCVGWARRGPTGTIGTNKPDGFAIIETVAEDIGTGGDKEGRVALDRLFAQRGVDAVTFRDWKKIEEAEIANARDGAPREKFTDIADMIAARD, encoded by the coding sequence ATGCGGCATATTGCGGTAATCGGGTCAGGTCCGGCAGGCTATTACACCGCCGAGGCCGCCCAAAAAAAATACGGCGAGGACGTTACGGTCGACATCATTGACCGTCTTCCGGTTCCCTTTGGTCTTATCCGCACCGGTGTTGCACCCGACCATCAATCCATCAAAGCTGTGTCCCGCCGCTACGAAAAAACTGCGCTTGGCGACAATGTGCATTTCATTGGCAATGTGACGGTCGGCAAAGATGTTAGCATCGAAGAATTGCAGAGCCTCTATGATGCCGTGATTTTGGCAACCGGGGCGCCGAACGATCGGGCATTGGAAATTCCCGGAAGCGATCTCGACGGGGTGATTGGCAGCGCCGCCTTTGTCGGCTGGTATAATGGCCATCCCGATTTCAAGGATCTCGATCCGCCGCTCGATGGGGCGTCCGTGGCGATTGTCGGCAATGGCAATGTCGCGCTCGATGTCGCGCGCATCTTGGCGAAAACCGAGGCCGAATTTGCCGGCAGCGATATTGTAGCCCATGCGCTGGATCGGCTGAAGCAAAGCAAGGTCAAAAAAATCACGCTGCTCGGACGTCGCGGGCCGCATCAAATTGCCATGACTCCCAAAGAACTGGGTGAGCTTGGGCATTTGCATCGGGCGCGCCCGGTTGTCGATCCGCTCGACTTTCCCGAAGCGGGGGCGGATGTTTTGCTTGAGCCCGGCATGCGGAAATCGGTCACCCATTTGCGCAGTTTTTATGAACGCGCAGGGGAGTTGCTCGACAAACCTGTAATCATTGATTTTGATTTTTTTGCAATGCCGGTTGAAATCAAGGGCGATGGCAAAGTCGAAAAATTGATCATCGAGAAAACCGAACTTGATAAGGAGATGCGCTCCAACGGTACAGGTGAGCGTTATGAACTGGATTGCTCGATGGTCATCAGCTGCATCGGCTATCGCACCCCGCCAATCGAAGGCGTGCCCTATGAACACGGGCGCGGACGCTTTGCTAATGCGGACGGCCGGATATTGCCGGGGCTCTATTGCGTCGGCTGGGCGCGGCGCGGGCCAACTGGCACTATTGGTACGAATAAACCGGATGGCTTCGCGATCATTGAAACAGTGGCAGAGGATATCGGCACAGGCGGCGATAAAGAAGGGCGCGTCGCGCTCGATCGCTTGTTTGCACAACGCGGGGTTGATGCGGTAACTTTTAGAGACTGGAAGAAAATCGAAGAAGCGGAGATTGCCAACGCGCGCGATGGAGCGCCGCGAGAAAAATTTACCGATATTGCAGATATGATTGCCGCGCGGGATTAA
- a CDS encoding CsgG/HfaB family protein, with protein sequence MLKKIVTALAISSFALSGGAAMAAGKSKGQKAQDRDAAAIPVCTVKLGTIAVLEPEVKWWRSYEIGSPEALIKTFVARSGCFGLVDRGSGLAARAVERALADDGELQRGSNIGKRQVKAADYVVIPDIISANANSGGGGVGGALLGGLGRRAFGGILGGIKVNKKEANVTLALVNVRTTEIERTVEGYKRTSDVSFGGGGGGFLGGAIAGAAGGGYNDTQIGRVMALAYLDAYTQLVTQLGGLPLDPSAAAPQAE encoded by the coding sequence ATGTTGAAAAAAATCGTCACGGCATTAGCAATTTCATCTTTCGCCCTATCGGGTGGCGCGGCAATGGCAGCCGGCAAATCCAAGGGCCAAAAAGCCCAGGATCGCGACGCAGCCGCCATTCCGGTTTGCACCGTGAAACTCGGCACAATCGCTGTTCTCGAACCGGAAGTAAAATGGTGGCGCAGCTATGAAATCGGATCACCGGAAGCTTTGATCAAAACTTTTGTTGCCCGCTCCGGCTGTTTTGGGTTGGTGGATCGCGGGTCCGGTCTGGCCGCACGTGCAGTAGAACGCGCGCTTGCGGATGATGGCGAATTGCAGCGCGGCTCCAATATCGGCAAGCGTCAAGTTAAGGCTGCGGATTATGTGGTTATTCCGGATATTATTTCAGCAAATGCCAACTCCGGTGGCGGTGGCGTCGGCGGCGCGTTGCTTGGCGGCCTTGGTCGTCGTGCATTTGGCGGCATTCTTGGTGGCATCAAGGTCAACAAAAAGGAAGCCAATGTTACGCTAGCGCTGGTCAATGTCCGCACGACCGAAATCGAAAGAACAGTCGAAGGCTATAAACGCACCTCTGATGTCAGCTTCGGTGGCGGTGGTGGCGGCTTCCTTGGGGGAGCAATAGCTGGTGCTGCAGGCGGTGGTTACAACGACACACAAATCGGCCGTGTGATGGCGCTCGCCTATCTGGATGCTTATACACAGTTGGTGACCCAGCTCGGCGGTCTCCCGCTAGACCCAAGCGCAGCGGCACCACAGGCAGAGTGA